The proteins below are encoded in one region of Carettochelys insculpta isolate YL-2023 chromosome 32, ASM3395843v1, whole genome shotgun sequence:
- the LOC142004718 gene encoding epimerase family protein SDR39U1-like isoform X3 translates to MRVLVGGGTGFVGGAVTQLLRSRGHEVTHLSRRPGPGRISWDELARRGLPPCEAVLNVAGENVLNPFRRWDDSFRQEVVASRVETTKALAKAIAEADRPPRAWVVVTGVGYYRPSPTAKYTEESPGGDFDFFSRLVTAWEAAAKIPGDRTRQVVVRSGVVLGRAGGLLSQLLWPFWLGLGGPVGTGLQPFPWIHARDAAGLLCHALETEGVHGVLNGVSPASPATCNADFARALGVALGRPAWLPLPAWAVRGVLGPERAVLVLEGQRVEPRRTLESGYRFQFPELPAALRDALS, encoded by the exons ATGCGGGTGCTGGTGG GCGGCGGGACCGGCTTCGTGGGCGGCGCCGTGACCCAGCTGCTGCGGAGCCGGGGGCACGAGGTGACCCACCTGTCGCGGCGCCCGGGGCCCGGCCGGATCAGCTGG gacgAGCTGGCCCGCCGCGGCCTGCCCCCCTGCGAGGCTGTGCTGAACGTGGCCGGGGAGAACGTCCTCAACCCCTTTCGCAG GTGGGATGACTCCTTCCGCCAGGAAGTGGTCGCCAGCCGGGTGGAGACCACCAAGGCCTTGGCCAAGGCTATAGCCGAGGCTGATCGGCCGCCCCGCGCCTGGGTCGTCGTCACGGGCGTAG GGTATTATcggcccagccccacggccaaGTACACCGAGGAGAGTCCCGGCGGCGACTTCGACTTCTTCTCACGCCTGGTGACCGCCTGGGAGGCAGCGGCCAAAATCCCTGGGGACcgcacccgccaggtggtggtgAGATCTG GCGTggtgctgggccgggccggcgggctgctctcccagctgctgtggcctTTCTGGCTAGGCCTGGGCGGCCCCGTGGGCACCGGCctgcagcctttcccctggatCCACGCCCGCGACGCGGCTGGCCTGCTGTGCCACGCCCTGGAGACGGAGGGTGTCCACGGGGTCCTCAACGGCGTCTCCCCGGCCTCGCCTGCCACCTGCAACGCCGACTTCGCCCGGGCGCTGGGCGTGGCCCTGGGGCGCCCGGCCTGGCTGCCGCTGCCCGCCTGGGCCGTGCGGGGCGTCTTGGGGCCCGAGCGCGCCgtgctggtgctggaggggcagcGAGTGGAGCCCCGGCGCACCCTGGAGAGTGGCTACCGCTTCCAGTTCCCCGAGCTGCCCGCCGCCCTGCGGGACGCCCTGTCCTGA
- the LOC142004718 gene encoding epimerase family protein SDR39U1-like isoform X2 has product MRVLVGGGTGFVGGAVTQLLRSRGHEDELARRGLPPCEAVLNVAGENVLNPFRRWDDSFRQEVVASRVETTKALAKAIAEADRPPRAWVVVTGVGGKVVPRWRGACGAEGYLGGTSLLAGYYRPSPTAKYTEESPGGDFDFFSRLVTAWEAAAKIPGDRTRQVVVRSGVVLGRAGGLLSQLLWPFWLGLGGPVGTGLQPFPWIHARDAAGLLCHALETEGVHGVLNGVSPASPATCNADFARALGVALGRPAWLPLPAWAVRGVLGPERAVLVLEGQRVEPRRTLESGYRFQFPELPAALRDALS; this is encoded by the exons ATGCGGGTGCTGGTGG GCGGCGGGACCGGCTTCGTGGGCGGCGCCGTGACCCAGCTGCTGCGGAGCCGGGGGCACGAG gacgAGCTGGCCCGCCGCGGCCTGCCCCCCTGCGAGGCTGTGCTGAACGTGGCCGGGGAGAACGTCCTCAACCCCTTTCGCAG GTGGGATGACTCCTTCCGCCAGGAAGTGGTCGCCAGCCGGGTGGAGACCACCAAGGCCTTGGCCAAGGCTATAGCCGAGGCTGATCGGCCGCCCCGCGCCTGGGTCGTCGTCACGGGCGTAG GAGGAAAAGTAGTCCCTCGTTGGCGCGGTGCCTGCGGGGCGGAGGGATATCTGGGTGGCACTTCACTCTTGGCAGGGTATTATcggcccagccccacggccaaGTACACCGAGGAGAGTCCCGGCGGCGACTTCGACTTCTTCTCACGCCTGGTGACCGCCTGGGAGGCAGCGGCCAAAATCCCTGGGGACcgcacccgccaggtggtggtgAGATCTG GCGTggtgctgggccgggccggcgggctgctctcccagctgctgtggcctTTCTGGCTAGGCCTGGGCGGCCCCGTGGGCACCGGCctgcagcctttcccctggatCCACGCCCGCGACGCGGCTGGCCTGCTGTGCCACGCCCTGGAGACGGAGGGTGTCCACGGGGTCCTCAACGGCGTCTCCCCGGCCTCGCCTGCCACCTGCAACGCCGACTTCGCCCGGGCGCTGGGCGTGGCCCTGGGGCGCCCGGCCTGGCTGCCGCTGCCCGCCTGGGCCGTGCGGGGCGTCTTGGGGCCCGAGCGCGCCgtgctggtgctggaggggcagcGAGTGGAGCCCCGGCGCACCCTGGAGAGTGGCTACCGCTTCCAGTTCCCCGAGCTGCCCGCCGCCCTGCGGGACGCCCTGTCCTGA
- the LOC142004718 gene encoding epimerase family protein SDR39U1-like isoform X1: protein MRVLVGGGTGFVGGAVTQLLRSRGHEVTHLSRRPGPGRISWDELARRGLPPCEAVLNVAGENVLNPFRRWDDSFRQEVVASRVETTKALAKAIAEADRPPRAWVVVTGVGGKVVPRWRGACGAEGYLGGTSLLAGYYRPSPTAKYTEESPGGDFDFFSRLVTAWEAAAKIPGDRTRQVVVRSGVVLGRAGGLLSQLLWPFWLGLGGPVGTGLQPFPWIHARDAAGLLCHALETEGVHGVLNGVSPASPATCNADFARALGVALGRPAWLPLPAWAVRGVLGPERAVLVLEGQRVEPRRTLESGYRFQFPELPAALRDALS from the exons ATGCGGGTGCTGGTGG GCGGCGGGACCGGCTTCGTGGGCGGCGCCGTGACCCAGCTGCTGCGGAGCCGGGGGCACGAGGTGACCCACCTGTCGCGGCGCCCGGGGCCCGGCCGGATCAGCTGG gacgAGCTGGCCCGCCGCGGCCTGCCCCCCTGCGAGGCTGTGCTGAACGTGGCCGGGGAGAACGTCCTCAACCCCTTTCGCAG GTGGGATGACTCCTTCCGCCAGGAAGTGGTCGCCAGCCGGGTGGAGACCACCAAGGCCTTGGCCAAGGCTATAGCCGAGGCTGATCGGCCGCCCCGCGCCTGGGTCGTCGTCACGGGCGTAG GAGGAAAAGTAGTCCCTCGTTGGCGCGGTGCCTGCGGGGCGGAGGGATATCTGGGTGGCACTTCACTCTTGGCAGGGTATTATcggcccagccccacggccaaGTACACCGAGGAGAGTCCCGGCGGCGACTTCGACTTCTTCTCACGCCTGGTGACCGCCTGGGAGGCAGCGGCCAAAATCCCTGGGGACcgcacccgccaggtggtggtgAGATCTG GCGTggtgctgggccgggccggcgggctgctctcccagctgctgtggcctTTCTGGCTAGGCCTGGGCGGCCCCGTGGGCACCGGCctgcagcctttcccctggatCCACGCCCGCGACGCGGCTGGCCTGCTGTGCCACGCCCTGGAGACGGAGGGTGTCCACGGGGTCCTCAACGGCGTCTCCCCGGCCTCGCCTGCCACCTGCAACGCCGACTTCGCCCGGGCGCTGGGCGTGGCCCTGGGGCGCCCGGCCTGGCTGCCGCTGCCCGCCTGGGCCGTGCGGGGCGTCTTGGGGCCCGAGCGCGCCgtgctggtgctggaggggcagcGAGTGGAGCCCCGGCGCACCCTGGAGAGTGGCTACCGCTTCCAGTTCCCCGAGCTGCCCGCCGCCCTGCGGGACGCCCTGTCCTGA
- the LOC142004718 gene encoding epimerase family protein SDR39U1-like isoform X4 codes for MRQARLCGCWWDELARRGLPPCEAVLNVAGENVLNPFRRWDDSFRQEVVASRVETTKALAKAIAEADRPPRAWVVVTGVGGKVVPRWRGACGAEGYLGGTSLLAGYYRPSPTAKYTEESPGGDFDFFSRLVTAWEAAAKIPGDRTRQVVVRSGVVLGRAGGLLSQLLWPFWLGLGGPVGTGLQPFPWIHARDAAGLLCHALETEGVHGVLNGVSPASPATCNADFARALGVALGRPAWLPLPAWAVRGVLGPERAVLVLEGQRVEPRRTLESGYRFQFPELPAALRDALS; via the exons ATGCGCCAGGCCCGGCTATGCGGGTGCTGGTGG gacgAGCTGGCCCGCCGCGGCCTGCCCCCCTGCGAGGCTGTGCTGAACGTGGCCGGGGAGAACGTCCTCAACCCCTTTCGCAG GTGGGATGACTCCTTCCGCCAGGAAGTGGTCGCCAGCCGGGTGGAGACCACCAAGGCCTTGGCCAAGGCTATAGCCGAGGCTGATCGGCCGCCCCGCGCCTGGGTCGTCGTCACGGGCGTAG GAGGAAAAGTAGTCCCTCGTTGGCGCGGTGCCTGCGGGGCGGAGGGATATCTGGGTGGCACTTCACTCTTGGCAGGGTATTATcggcccagccccacggccaaGTACACCGAGGAGAGTCCCGGCGGCGACTTCGACTTCTTCTCACGCCTGGTGACCGCCTGGGAGGCAGCGGCCAAAATCCCTGGGGACcgcacccgccaggtggtggtgAGATCTG GCGTggtgctgggccgggccggcgggctgctctcccagctgctgtggcctTTCTGGCTAGGCCTGGGCGGCCCCGTGGGCACCGGCctgcagcctttcccctggatCCACGCCCGCGACGCGGCTGGCCTGCTGTGCCACGCCCTGGAGACGGAGGGTGTCCACGGGGTCCTCAACGGCGTCTCCCCGGCCTCGCCTGCCACCTGCAACGCCGACTTCGCCCGGGCGCTGGGCGTGGCCCTGGGGCGCCCGGCCTGGCTGCCGCTGCCCGCCTGGGCCGTGCGGGGCGTCTTGGGGCCCGAGCGCGCCgtgctggtgctggaggggcagcGAGTGGAGCCCCGGCGCACCCTGGAGAGTGGCTACCGCTTCCAGTTCCCCGAGCTGCCCGCCGCCCTGCGGGACGCCCTGTCCTGA